The following proteins come from a genomic window of Alnus glutinosa chromosome 10, dhAlnGlut1.1, whole genome shotgun sequence:
- the LOC133880480 gene encoding clustered mitochondria protein-like, with protein MMYQDIGKMNTALRYLQEALKKNERLLGEEHIQTAVCYHALAIAFNCMGAFKLSHQHEKKTYDILVKQLGEEDSRTRDSQNCMKTFKMHELQLNSWRL; from the exons ATGATGTACCAAGACATTGGAAAGATGAACACAGCTCTGCGTTATCTGCAAGAAGCTTTGAAAAAGAATGAAAGGCTTCTAGGCGAGGAACACATCCAAACTGCTGTATGCTATCATGCTCTAGCCATTGCATTCAATTGTATGGGTGCCTTCAAGCTTTCTCACCAG CATGAGAAGAAAACTTATGATATACTTGTCAAACAACTTGGTGAGGAGGATTCAAGGACACGTGACTCTCAAAACTGTATGAAGACATTTAAGATGCATGAGCTACAGTTAAATTCATGGCGTCTCTGA